Sequence from the Solea senegalensis isolate Sse05_10M linkage group LG1, IFAPA_SoseM_1, whole genome shotgun sequence genome:
TGAAGAGAAGCTTCGTTACGCTGCATACAACTGTGTGGCCATTGACACAGACATGAGCCCCTGGGAAGAATGATctttctgctgcttcacttaACAAACTGCATACTTTACAAATCAGAtgaatgggggaaaaaaggcttGCCAGATGTATCACTATATCTACATGCCAATGCCAATTAACCAAGCTGTATATAATAAAGAACTTTATGGAAATATGGAgaggttgtttgttttgttttattttataatttcttGTGTTTCTTGAATAAGTTgttcatatttgtatttaaagtcATGATAGAGTTGTCGTAGGAGAATATAAGCAGCTGTATGATGTAAAGTAATATTATCATTTAGTAGGACCATGTGGTGGCTAGCATTGTTACCTCTCAGTAAGTATGTCTGTGGTTGGGGTCCTGGTTTGAATgagggtctttctgtgtggagtttatATTGTATTGGTCCTGTGATGacactggtgacctgtccaggttggaccctgcctttcaccctgtgtcagctggaattggctccacCTCCCTGTGGCCAaccatgtggaggacaaagtgatGATAAATTATATAGACacgtttattttattgtcactgtatACATGATGCAACTGAACTAGGAGAGCTTTCAATCAGACAACaaacagtcagtcatcatctaacctctttatcctccaccagagggtcgtggggggtgctgtgccaatctcagctacatcaggcgataggcggggtacaccctggacagttcgccagtccatcgcagggccacacacagctagagacaaacaaccattcactgtcacggtcaatttaaagtgtccaattcacctaatccccacattgcatgtttttggactgccggaagccggagaacccggagagaacacacacacacacggggagaacatgcaaactccatgcagaaaggcccttgttccaaccggggctcgaactctggtcttctcgctgcaaggagagagtgttaaccactacaccaccgtgtggccctcaacaacaaacagaataaaaataaataagaaataaagtaGAGAAACAATGGCAAAAGTTATTGCATGTAATTGAAAAGGTACAGTAGATTTCATATATATGGTAAATAGATAAAGTGACTGTATAAGGTGACTTTTGAGTGCATAGATTGATACGTTGCATAATTTTACTGACACGTTCAACTGCCATGGAAATAGAATAAAAGGTGTCCTGATGAAAATGGAATCCACATTAAACcactaaaaacatttaaattcactTAATTTCTTCAAGTTACAGCGAAGTCATTCATTCGTCGTATCACTTTGTTCCTCAAATCCCGTCGACAGTAAGCGAACTTCTCGCGAGAGCACTTGGCTTCAAACCTACCCATGAGCCTCTGCGATCTCTCTTTCTAGCCGGCGCCTGAGAATGGGTACGTGTTTTCAAGCTGGGGTCGGAGGGAGAATCCTTGTCCATCTGATAATTTAAGGAAGGATTGATCTAATAATGGTTGGCTATGTTGAAGTTAAATGTTGTTTAAGCAGTTGTAACTTCGTATTTGCTAGCTACAGtctattaattttgttttatttaagcaTGTAGTGGATCTCTGAGGCAAGATGGCTGCTTGCGCTTGTCTTCTAGCTAGCGACGGACTTGGAAGTGTAGCAGAAAAATAGActtatatttgtgtttgcattttgaaaacatcttcGCAGAATGTAGTGTCGTCTGTTCGACGTGCCGAGTGTTTAGAATAATTGTTTTTGCTTGTATTTGAATTTTTGTGTGAAGCCCACGGGGAACTTGGTGCTAGCATTGGCGAGCTAAGCAGGCAGTTTCTGAGCATGACATGCTCTTACAGCCTTgtgaaaaatatttaatgtgccattttaaacaagttttatCATAACCTTTGAATACGTAATTTATGGTTATTTGAGGTTCCCgtagtttttctgtttgtgaaatTAGGATATTGTATTACTAACTAGATTGTTGTAGCGCAACACGCGCTACAGTGTGGCAGTAGTTTAGTGCGTATCTATCATTGGCTGCTTTTTAAATGCATTAGACATAAGGTGTGTTTCAGCTGTTAAAGTTTAAATATCACTAGGTGGTTGTAGATCCACGTGGTACAAAGTTTATTTTGTGTACTCTGTACACGTCTAACTTCGAAATGCTGCACGTGTTGTCAGTATTTATGTACTTAAAATATAtagtgaaataaatatatatgattGTGGTGTAGAAAAAATGCTTGAGTGACATGATGAAACTCTTCTAGCGGAATCCGAATTAAAATGCGGACAACCTACCTTGGAGAACTGATAACTCAAGCATTCCGCATCATTTTGCATTGATCACACACTGACTTGTCAGATGCTTTAAATTACTTTGTTCATTCACCCAGGTATCTCAAGGGACAACTGGCATAAACGCCGCAAGACAGGCGGTAAACGCAAGCCCTACCACAAGAAGAGGAAGTATGAGCTCGGTCGCCCTCCTGCAAACACAAAGGTGAATAAAATTGTTATATATATTCAGAAACTAAATTTAATGTGGTGATGCGTGGGTGATGAAAACCTGACCTTAGGTAGGTctttttttggactgttttGGTTCAAAGCTTTGGACCTACCAATGTTAGGACTTGTCATAGTTACACTGACACGCTTCAGTGCTTTATGgtgctgtttttattgtatgattATTTTCTGGTCCAGAATTACTGGCAGGCACTAATTGTATTGTCACTAATATTTAACAATAATTCCCTCTTTGTAGATCGGACCTCGTCGCATCCACACAGTGAGGGTCCGTGGTGGAAACAAGAAGTACCGTGCTCTGAGGCTTGATGTTGGCAACTTCTCATGGGGCTCTGAGTGTAAGTTTATCATCAGTGCCACTTAGAATTCATGGGTCTGTTTGAGCCATTCCTGTTGCATATCTTTCTGTGAGGATAACTTTGTCCAGTTCTGCTACTGAATTCAAGTGACGATAATCGTGACTCTGAGAAAGACCTGTCATGCAAAGCATTTTTCATATTTGCCAAAATGAGAGAACAAAGTTTAAAATCTACATTTGCCAACAACCCACTATTTTTGCTCTCAGGCTGCACACGGAAGACCAGGATCATTGATGTGGTCTACAATGCCTCCAACAACGAGCTTGTCAGAACCAAGACCCTGGTGAAGAATTGCATTGTCCTCGTTGACAGTCTGCCCTACAGACAGTGGTATGAGGCTCACTACGCCACTCCTCTGGGACGCAAAAAGGGAGCCAAGCTGGTACGTGTAGAGTAAATTCTAAGTGCCTTTTTTACTTGGTGACAAATTCGGCATCACTTAAATGTTTGTCTAGCTTTTATCTCGGCTGTAGTTACTGCTGTAGTATTAAGATGCAGATTTTAAAGCAAAGCACTTCAGTGCAAATGTAGCCACTGTATGTGGGGTAAAGTTACTTCATCTGCCTTGTCTTTCCATGAAGATAACTTTGTCCAGTTCTGCTACTGAATGGAAGTGGTGATATCAGTGACTCTGAGAAAGACGTGGTGTTCAGTCATGATGTGCATTGTCAGTTTATGTACTTGCTTCCTTTAGTACTGAAGGCTGGTTCActtcagttttatttaacaaGCCTCGTTTCCCCCACTGCTGTAGActcctgaggaggaagaggtccTGAACAAGAAAAGATCAAAGAGGACCCAGAAGAAGTACGATGAGCGTAAGAAGATGGCCAAGATCAGCCCACTCCTGGAGGAGCAATTCCAGCAGGGAAAGCTGCTCGGTAAGACTAGTTTCTAGACTTAAGTTGTTTTGAATGTTAGCTTTGATGATTCATCCACTTTTTTGTCTGAAGGTTAAGACATAGCTGTAGAATATTTCTACTGATGGATAGACTGCTCAGCTATGTGTTTGTATCAGCACTGTACtggaaaacatttcaaacaagaCAAGGTGATGGCAGATGGCCTGAATGTAATTGACAAAATTTACCACTCAAAACctttctcattaaaaaaaatcctccaaCTTACCTCATAACTGAACTGTTGAGACTTGACTACAGTGCTGTTCCCACTCGAGGTTTTTACATCTTCATCGCTGACCCTATATTTTGTCCTTCTTGCAGCTTGCATCGCTTCCAAACCTGGTCAGTGTGGCAGGGCAGACGGTTACGTCCTGGAAGGCAAGGAGCTTGAGTTCTACCTGAGGAAGATCAAGGCCAAGAAAGGCAAATAGATGTACAGCTGTTTGATTCGTCAATAAATTCCTCCCACCACACAagtgtctgctgtcactgcttgttttatttgtgttgggGCTCAGCATTAACAGTCACAGGTGTTGATCTGTGTACAACACAGGTCTGGGTATAAGCAGAAGTGTAACAAAACATCTGCTTTCGGTTTGTGTAGTGTTGGGGCTGAAACTTATGATTTCCTGTTGATTGATCAGTAtatttttggtccataaaatcttaggattgttttttttcaaatgtttcaaattaTGTTAAATACTTTGTCCAAACCGtgacacggtggtgtagtggttagcactcttgccttgcagcgagaagacccgggttcgagccccggttggaacaagggcctttctgcatggagtttgcatgttctccccgtgtgtgcgtgggttctctccgggtactccggcttactcccacagtccaaaaacatgcaatgtggggaataggtaaattggacactctaaattgaccgtaggagtgagtgtgagagtgaatggttgtttgtctctatctgtgtgtggccctgcgatggactggcgaactgtccagggtgtaccccgcctatcgcccgatgtagctgagattggcacggcaccccccgcgaccctctggtggaggataaagcggttagatgatgactgactgactttgtccAAACCAGAATCATCAGTCTTAGTGATTTATTTCCAGTATACAGCAAAGacactggaaaatattcacatttaagaagctcagtcatttttaattaaaaatgctaATCAAATGATTATCAGAATCATTTTACTTGAGTACTTCAACTGTAAGTTGTTAGGAAAGGTGACGGTCTATTTTTACTCTTGGGTATTGAAACATTAATTTTACCTAGTGCTCAGACATGCTGCTGTCTCAGGTTTTTGATAGATGAATTTAGGAATTGCACTCGATGCTGCTTTGGGAAAGTGAACATCAGCCAACACAAGGTATTTCAACGGGTAAACGTGCAAAATACCTGTAAAATTAGTAGTTTCCAAGCATAGAATGATATCAGACTTGCCCAATGCCAATCAAGGACATTGGTATTTTGCCAATTATGATTTAGTCTGGAAAAAAGTAGCCATGCAAATCATAAACAACGCGATTCAGATTCAACTGGCTGTGCGCGCATCACAAGGCATCAACTATCCTTTTGGCACGACACCTGTTATAGGTGCAGACACGGAAAAAACCGTGTCAACCACGGTCCAGTATAGTTTGCAATGGGGCTGTAGAAACCATTTCAGATGCTCAAAGCAGATGTATATATTGTAGACATAATTACCCTTAATCTCACAATCATGGCATGACTTCGTAGGTCACATGGCTTTACATTTGAAACCACACGTACATTCTATAGATTAAAATCCTGCTTTTGCGTTTCAGTCTCTATTTAGGTGTGATTCACAAACCGGTCTCCATGTACAGAGTTTATTTACTTAGCTACAAACTAAACAGTACATACAACAACAAAGTCAAGCAGACCCGACAAACCCACGCAGTGTCTCTAACTGAAGTGAAGTGGGGCAAAAGTCATTTGGCACACACCTACGAACGTCACGTGGTCAAATCCCGCTGCTGTGATTGGCCCGAAACGACGTTCATTTTGGATGTGGGCAGTTGTAGCGGTCACTGAGATTACGGGGTTTCGTAAACGACGTGTCAAAACAATGTTGCTCAACAAGGTAAGTGACCTTATGTTTGCTACAGACCTCTACCATGTTTATTTTCGTTTATTAAGTAAGACACGGAACGATGTTGCTCGCTGTATTAGTTCTGCTTTTACTGCTTTTAATTTACCTCTCTGACACTGTAAAGGCTACGTGACAAGCTATGTAGCATTCCTAGCTTCAGTAGTCTACTTGCTTGCAGCTAACGACTGAAGACGACTATGACCAACATTAGTGAGAACCTGCACATCCATAAAACACCGTGTGGCGACTATAACAAAACAAGTGACCACTACAACTGTTAAGATCAAAACATGTTGAAGCGTTTagggagagaagaagaacataTAGTGTCACCTTCCACTGTCGTTTTGTTTGCAGTAATTTGTCAACCGCCAAAGGGTGTTTAAACAATTCTAACTGTGCGTGTATGTGTTGATATATTTCGCAGAATTACACACCTTGAGAGGTTTTATAGTAGACAAATTGCCCATAGCGAAAGAGCCtctgaatatgaaaataaattattcGCCTGGAACACAGCCATGAATCCGGAAGTAGTCCTTATGATTAACGTTAACTTTTCCAGATTTTACAAGACCAGAGTAGGTCTGTAAATGTACTTTAAGACCTCTACTCAACAGTTTCTGATCTAATCCTGGTCTAATGTGGTGAAAACAGTAAAAAGTCGTGTATCTTGAATCAAAATGTTGATTATTAGCCCTTAATTATTGTTGCCAAGTTAAATGTTTGCATTAGGTGTCTTTACCTACAACCTACacatcattttattatatataatattcacatgtaccaccagtggagTGGAGCGGAGGAATTTTGATCAGAGTGCagacaaaattaaactaataaattacatgtaataataataatatattatcttatctctcgctccatcctAATCTAATTCAATATACCAGTGTCTAAAGTATATGTGAGGtagaggatgatgagagagagcaaatgatcttattgggaataaaacTGTCTCCTTGCATGCACACAGGTGCTCAGAGCCAGTGTGAGGTCTGGGATCCGGCTGCAAAGCTCCAATGCAGCCAATGCTGCAGCATCCAGCAGCTCGTTGTCAGCCTCCGGCTACTCATTTGGTTAGTATGTGGTGTAATTTCTTTATATTGTTGTGTATACTTCCTAAACATGTCCTAAAACAtcactcacttttctttttttttttttttttttttttctttttaatatttcaaattaCTTTTGTTAACCACTGTCGGCTAGGGTCGTCATTTTGCCTGGACGAAAACATGAACAAACCTCCAGTTTGACATTGTGCAGACCTTACGCACGACTGTGCATGCTTCCTGGAGAATGACACTTTCTAGTCCAGTTAGTGGCATGCTCTTGTTCATGGTAAATGAGACCGTGATAAAAAGGACCCAGCCCTAAATTAATTATTCCTCCAATGCATAAATTGGATCTTTAGAAATATCACACTGTGTAATTTTGTTCATATTATAAAATTTAGCACTCAGATTTCTGGTATTCTTGAAAGTTTTGTTGTCTTCCCTAAAGTCCGTAGCAATTTGaagtatgttgtgtttttgtttgttgtttttccaggtgTACCTCATTTACTGTGACCTCCTTCCTTCATTCACAGACCATACAAGCTCTGAATGTTTTATCAGTAAAGAAAACATACAAGTTTTGATAGAAAGGTTAGGACTGGTAAGCAACAGCCTTAAACAACTATATTGTGTGTGCTCACATTGGTTCTTTGTGCTGCTTCGACCCACAGAGCTAACAGATCAGCAGAGGGAGTTTCAGCAGCTGGCGAGGAGGTTTGCACGTGAAGACATCGTCCCTGTTGCAGGTGCTTATGACAAGAGTGGAGAAGTGAGTATAACTAAACAGTGTATTTCTGTCTGTTGCACAGTCATGAAAATATCTAAACGTTTTGGAATGCGGCAATCACTTTAAGCATGTCTTTTTATACTTTGGCCAAAGACTGTGGTCAGACTGGGGCTTGTTCACTCTGAGGTAGGGTTAGTTAACTGTGAACCTCCATCATTCATACGAAGCTACTGAGTCACTTGCTAAAGGAAAGAAATTGTAAAGTGGGACTAGTAATCCATAAAGGCAATGGATTACTAGTCCCAGTTTacaatttctctttttttacttcaataCATTAATTCAGTGAACTTCAATCATCTCTGCGTctcccaggttttggttgcttagtaatgAAGCTTAACCCCACAAGCGCCTATaaatatctcttttttttttaaacgtgtttaattatttttagaTGCTGCATGTAAATGGCCCCTAAGATTGCAACTATTGATTTGTACTGATTGACTTAATGTTACAACCTTCTCGTCATTAAAACTGACAAATGTGTCATCCTACttcttgtttttggactgtgcaCATGCCCTTTTCGTCAATGTTATATTAATTCCCAATACCTACATGCATATGGTCCTATATACAGTACCTGCACAGCACAGACTTCATTCATCAGGAAAAACTAGAGTTGCAATTGTTAGTTGATCATTTAATAGCtagtgtcacattttggaatAAGTCATTAATCATTATTCCGGTTTTAGAAAATCTTGAGATTAACTGACATGGAACAGTAacatttttgaatttaaatatactgCATAGTCTTGTGTAAACTACATAGTAAGACATTTATGTcaccttaaataaataattatgtatGTAAGTGTAACACCTGAATGTTTTTGCAGTATCCTATCCCTATCATCAAAAAAGCATGGGAGCTTGGTCTGATGAACAGTCACATCCCACAGGAATATGGTATGTCGTTTTCTTGCTCATTGACCATTTCAGAATGATTGAACTTTTGCATAACATGAAGCAAGTTTCCCACTCGCATGTTCTTAGGCATCCTTTGCATACCATTTTAGACCATAGATGGTTTCCACAATAGCCACAGTTAATAAATATGTTCTGAATTGTTCTTTTAAAATAGCATATTGGTTTGAATGGGTGTTACTGCCAGAAATAATAGAAGGAGCTTGTGTACATAGAGGGAGAGGGCACAGCcagaaaaacatggtgaaatccaGACCAGTGCATGTTACATCAGGGACTGAATTTATGTcctgtcagcttaaagaattcAATATTTTGATGTTGATGAATAGTAGAATGTTAACAGAGGTTAGGTCTGTGATGTAATATGTCAACTAGAAAATACCTTACattaacaagctgaaaaggGTAATATCGACACTTAGGTGAGTGAAGAcggactttttttaatcaatttattCCCGGTAAGAGTTTGTAAAGTGGGACACGTACATTAGACCAATTAAATGGCGTAATTAAGGTACAACTGTAGTTTGACTTAACTGTGCTTGGAATGTACTGACAGTGAGtcattaaatattttgtttgtcttcatgttAAGGTGGAATGGGCCTGTCAATCTTTGACAGCTGCCTCATCACAGAAGAGATGGCTTACGGGTGCACAGGAGTCCAGACTGCTATCGAAGCAAACTCTCTGGGGGTAAGTTGTTCATCTGGGGCAGGGCTGGAAAAACATTCAATAACATcatatgtttatgttattttgtgttatgttttagtttcattttaaaaatataatccAACAGAATCTGACTGGATCTACCTCTAATCCCCAGTCAGTGAATCCATGAGCAACAAAAGGCaatatgtaaaaatgactgGTTGTGACTGATGTTTTATACTGCACTTTGTCAATTGCTGctataaacaaaacatttttaatgtagaATACAACAAAGTATGATGCCTTTCTAATAACCTGGTAATAACATGTGCATGTGGGACAAATGGGAGGATGACTTTCAACGAAATGACCAATTCtgatttcaaaacattttattgtgaagatATTACGCTGATGGTAGCCTATAGTAATTTAGAAATAAGATAAAAACTTAACCATACTATCGCCATGTTGTGTTAGTCACCATGTCATTAGTGCATCATCAAGAGAAGCATTGATTTTTATCATGTTACATGTCTTTCTTTCACACAGCAAATGCCTGTTATTATCGCTGGTAATGTCGCTCAGAAGAAGAAATACCTGGGCAGGATGACTGAGGAGCCTCTTATGTGTGTAAGTGTACGATTACCCAGTGTCGCATGTTTCTTGTGcacacagtatatttaaattttattttgcTAAAATAATAGCTAACTTTGTCACAACAGGCTGCTCTGACAAGGTTGTCCCAAGTTACCTTGtgcaagtttgtttttaataattatgtaGGGACAAATACAATGTCACAACTGTGTCATGACTCCAGTAAAAAGGTACAGGTCTGTCCGTCATCACATCAGAcagtattgtattatttttgtgtggtttgtttttggCAGGCGTACTGTGTCACAGAGCCGGGGGCAGGCTCCGATGTGGCTGGCCTCAAGACACGAGCTGTGAAGATGGGTGATGAGTATGTTGTCAATGGGCAAAAGATGTGGATCACCAACGGTGGGAAAGCCAACTGGTATGTACTCACAAATACTGTTAtaatactgttgtttttttattggttgcaAATCCAATAGGCAGTGATTGAAATAGTTGAACATGCTAGTTTCTTCTTTAATTCCAGTGTTCCAAATATTGCTGTGACGCTTTTCCACGCACCTTTGATTTGCCTTTATAAGCCACCCTACAAGAGATATAATCACATGGTTATGACTTTTTGGATAGCAGCTTTTATGGAGCCTTTAAGTCACACAGGAATATTTAACTGTAGTTAACTGTTTAAGACTCAGACACTTCCCTAATCTACTAGGGTCAAAATTCTAAAAAAGTTATTCTaaattctaacaagcctctgtcagtCTCTGTtgctcagtggaaacacgccattagatATGTGTGGTGTGAGTAACCCAATCTCAACCCTTGTAAATAAGTACAATAAAATATCCTAAATCAGTTATTATTCTGGTTATGCTGACTAGTTTCTGAGTACGATCACTGAGTACTGTTAGGGCACAGGCTGTCATGTGCAGAGGTCCACACCACTGTGTGAATATCACAGTCAGAATTGGATGCATTACATATCATGTGTATAATCAAGTTATTTAAGTGGTTATCTAACATCATACAATTCTAACCGTGTGAAAGATACAAAAGTGTATCTTTCTAACATTATCATCTTGTCTTAATGGTGCCTTATTTAGTTTCTtggttcttgtttttgttttttttaaagcgtcCTTTGTGTCACATCTACAGGTATTTCCTCCTGGCTCGCACTAACCCAGACCCTAAATGTCCAACCAGCAAGGCTTTTACTGGCTTCATTGTAGAAGCTGACACTCCAGGAATCCAAATTGGAAGGAAGGTGAGATGCGGCAGAAGATATGGCTTTGTGTTAAGATCAGGCTTTGCAGTGTGGTTAATTTTAGTTTTGTTCGAGACAGAACGCATAAAGTGTTCCTTGTTGATTTGAAATCACTGCACACAGCAAAAGTTACCATTCAGAGGCCTTtcagtgtgtgtacataaaAGCTCTCAGGGTTTAGTTAATTTCATTTGAGTAATGTCCTCCATACTGATCGATTTCTGCAAGTATACAGTCATTAAAAATCACACAGTGTGAAATTGTTCCAATTAAAGGGTTTTGACGTACAGTAATAAAACCTATTGAATCATTTGCTATGAGTCAGGTTAGTACAGTCAATAAAACATAATGAGCATGTGCTTGTGTTAAACAAAGCAACAAGATAATGAGCTTGGACAACTGTTTTATGTGTGCGCAGTCACAAGAAGAGGTGAGAGTGGAAGACGATGTTTTTTCGCCTTTTTGGTAGTCAACCATGTTGTGTTGATCAATTTCATGTTGAATTGTCTTTGGCTCGTCACTAGGTGTAGGTTGTagcagcgcgcacacacagtgaGATAGTCGCCCTTAATCCTCTGGCAAGACAAACAgaaatttaatcttttttttttatatacatttccTGACTAACTTGATAAACCTGCTTAAAACAAAATTCTGTTTGTTCTAATGTTGATACATGATACAAGTCTTTCAGTTTGTATACTGTCAGAGCTCACACATACAAAGAGGGACACTGTAGATGTAGATGATTCACTGATGATATTGCAAGCATGTGACAGCATAATACATGAATCTACACAACATCAGGACAAATGTTTGACTCAAAGAGAACATTATTTTGACACTGTGCAACCAGGACATACATAgcaaatggtttgtatttatatagaactTTTCTAGTCTCAAGACTCTagactcaaagctgcttcacactacagtATTTCCATTCACACCTTCACtcacacatctatgtgcagtgcattttatatcactcatctttcactgggaatcaaacccacaacctacCAGTTGAGAGATGACTCTCTACGACAGCATTAACAGAtaacatgtcagtgtgtgcgtgtgtgttttgtgcttgtAGGAGATGAACATGGGACAGAGATGCTCTGATACCAGAGGCATCACCTTCGAGGATGTGAGGATACCGAAGGAGAACGTGCTGATAGGAGAAGGAGCTGGATTCAAAATCGCTATGGGTGCCTTCGACAACACGAGGCCACCAGTAAGTCTTCCTAGTGTATAAATGCTGAGGACTCCATTCTCCATTTTATCGCAGGGAAAGTGTAGCAACAGGATGAGTCTTAAAAATGTCTCAAGATATAATTTTCTCAACAAGTGGTGCCATTACTG
This genomic interval carries:
- the rps8a gene encoding 40S ribosomal protein S8, producing the protein MGISRDNWHKRRKTGGKRKPYHKKRKYELGRPPANTKIGPRRIHTVRVRGGNKKYRALRLDVGNFSWGSECCTRKTRIIDVVYNASNNELVRTKTLVKNCIVLVDSLPYRQWYEAHYATPLGRKKGAKLTPEEEEVLNKKRSKRTQKKYDERKKMAKISPLLEEQFQQGKLLACIASKPGQCGRADGYVLEGKELEFYLRKIKAKKGK
- the acadm gene encoding medium-chain specific acyl-CoA dehydrogenase, mitochondrial, whose amino-acid sequence is MWAVVAVTEITGFRKRRVKTMLLNKVLRASVRSGIRLQSSNAANAAASSSSLSASGYSFELTDQQREFQQLARRFAREDIVPVAGAYDKSGEYPIPIIKKAWELGLMNSHIPQEYGGMGLSIFDSCLITEEMAYGCTGVQTAIEANSLGQMPVIIAGNVAQKKKYLGRMTEEPLMCAYCVTEPGAGSDVAGLKTRAVKMGDEYVVNGQKMWITNGGKANWYFLLARTNPDPKCPTSKAFTGFIVEADTPGIQIGRKEMNMGQRCSDTRGITFEDVRIPKENVLIGEGAGFKIAMGAFDNTRPPVAAGATGLAQRALDEATSYALERKTFGKVIAEHQAVSFLLAEMAMKVELARMAYQRSAWEVDQGRKNTYYASIAKAFAGDIANQVAADAVQIFGGNGFNSEYPVEKLMRDAKIYQIYEGTAQIQRLIIAREHLGRFKK